A genomic segment from Desulfurella amilsii encodes:
- a CDS encoding sensor histidine kinase, whose amino-acid sequence MDRDKIVEEWKLLYELGIVISLTTELKKLLHVVLTAVTIGDGLGFNRAAIFLYNRPSNTIDGVLGVAPDSIQEATAIWNNLKNLDIRGKMASWLLNEINIEAQSSSNFNKSISQFRISLGKDTVFKNIDQKQAFIFDLSSLGSDDKIFQELQFEQFVFAPLISREQPIGAIIADNFYNKRPITQDDIDTLFLFSNQSAIAIENLMSIETYKNMSKRLIEEQQNLIHQKHIFNLGRAVADITHEIKNALIGAIGFLERARKISDSDSQVFKYLDIVKKELDRVYNLTLDINRYAKGQNKSIKKQFDLEKLILETIETIKSINFPSINFITNLSEFAKYIYGDPDQIKQVLINLIKNSTEAIANKKGGFIKISTYKEDKFIAITVEDNGGGIDIKFLPYVFKPFYSTKSHGTGLGLSIVREIVQEHNGVISLDNFVGIGAKFIIKIPNMVEEEKNEKKDNGS is encoded by the coding sequence ATGGATAGAGACAAAATTGTAGAAGAGTGGAAATTATTATACGAATTAGGCATAGTAATAAGCCTTACAACTGAATTAAAAAAATTGCTTCATGTTGTGCTCACTGCTGTAACAATTGGTGATGGCCTTGGATTTAATAGGGCAGCGATATTCCTGTACAATAGGCCCAGTAATACAATTGATGGCGTCTTAGGTGTTGCGCCAGATTCTATACAAGAGGCCACGGCCATCTGGAATAATTTAAAAAATCTAGATATTCGAGGCAAGATGGCCTCATGGCTACTAAATGAAATAAATATAGAAGCACAAAGCAGCTCAAACTTCAACAAAAGTATTAGCCAATTTAGAATTAGCCTCGGAAAGGACACAGTTTTTAAAAATATTGATCAAAAGCAGGCTTTTATATTTGACCTAAGTAGTTTGGGTAGTGATGATAAAATTTTTCAAGAACTCCAGTTTGAGCAGTTTGTATTTGCACCACTGATTTCCAGAGAACAACCTATTGGTGCAATTATTGCCGATAATTTTTACAATAAGCGACCCATAACGCAAGACGACATAGACACACTATTTTTGTTTTCAAACCAGTCTGCTATTGCCATAGAAAACCTAATGAGCATAGAAACATACAAAAACATGAGCAAGCGTCTCATTGAAGAACAACAAAACCTAATTCACCAAAAACACATCTTTAATTTAGGTAGAGCGGTAGCAGATATTACGCATGAAATAAAAAATGCACTTATTGGAGCTATAGGTTTTCTTGAAAGGGCTAGAAAAATTTCTGATAGCGACTCACAGGTTTTTAAATACCTTGATATTGTAAAAAAGGAATTAGATAGAGTTTATAATCTTACACTGGATATCAATAGATATGCCAAAGGCCAAAACAAAAGCATCAAAAAACAATTTGACTTAGAAAAGCTCATTTTAGAAACTATTGAAACAATAAAAAGCATTAACTTTCCAAGCATAAACTTTATAACAAACTTATCTGAATTTGCCAAGTATATCTATGGTGATCCAGATCAAATTAAGCAAGTTCTTATTAACTTAATAAAAAACTCAACAGAAGCTATAGCAAATAAAAAAGGTGGCTTTATTAAAATTTCTACATACAAAGAAGATAAGTTTATTGCCATAACTGTGGAGGATAATGGGGGTGGTATTGATATAAAGTTTTTGCCCTATGTATTCAAACCATTCTATTCTACAAAATCACATGGAACAGGCTTGGGTTTATCAATAGTTAGAGAAATTGTTCAAGAACACAATGGTGTAATCAGTTTAGATAACTTTGTAGGCATT
- the glgA gene encoding glycogen synthase GlgA translates to MNVVLASSEVFPFSKTGGLADVAGALPKALVQNGLRVSVFSPLYKSIDKTNLTLAIGVDIDFNGQIVHTRIYKTTKEACDFYFVENEEYFNRDHLYGIGAHDYEDNALRFGFFSKATLDSLKALGIKPDVLHSNDWQSALVNVYLKLFYKEEFPQTKTVFTIHNLGYQGVFDKYYMNNLGLLWDIFTIDGLEYYDKVNFLKGGIVFADAVTTVSKTYAQEIQTQEYGFGLDGLLRKFSYKLSGIINGIDVDVWDPKTDKFIDYNFNDPKHKIKNKNALQKLLNLPIKEVPVFGIVSRLAAQKGMDIFSKSIKELLKSNIDAQFIILGNGEKDIEDTLTEVANSYKNKVSLNLKFDEPLAHKIYASSDFFVMPSKYEPCGLGQMIAYRYGTLPIVRATGGLKDTVKNYSNRVKNPTGFVFEKYDPLELTKALKKAIDLFNKKNELLKIAQYAMGLDYSWENQAKEYIKLYKKIYG, encoded by the coding sequence ATGAATGTAGTTTTAGCCTCAAGTGAGGTTTTTCCTTTCTCTAAAACAGGAGGATTAGCAGACGTTGCCGGAGCTCTACCAAAAGCGTTGGTACAAAATGGTTTGAGAGTCAGCGTATTTAGCCCACTTTATAAATCAATTGACAAAACTAATTTGACGCTTGCAATTGGTGTAGATATTGATTTTAATGGTCAGATTGTTCACACAAGAATCTATAAAACAACTAAAGAAGCTTGCGATTTTTATTTTGTAGAAAACGAAGAGTATTTTAACAGAGACCATTTATACGGTATTGGTGCGCACGATTACGAAGATAATGCGCTAAGATTTGGTTTTTTCTCAAAAGCTACCTTGGATAGCCTAAAGGCGCTTGGTATCAAGCCAGATGTTTTGCATTCAAACGATTGGCAATCTGCATTGGTTAATGTTTACTTAAAATTATTTTACAAAGAGGAATTTCCTCAAACAAAAACTGTTTTTACCATACATAACTTAGGCTACCAAGGCGTATTTGATAAATATTATATGAATAACTTGGGCCTTCTGTGGGATATATTTACAATCGATGGGCTTGAGTACTACGACAAGGTTAATTTTCTAAAAGGTGGCATTGTTTTTGCAGATGCAGTTACCACAGTAAGCAAAACTTATGCTCAAGAAATCCAAACACAAGAGTATGGTTTTGGGTTAGACGGGTTGTTGAGAAAATTTTCATACAAGTTAAGTGGCATTATAAATGGTATAGATGTAGATGTTTGGGATCCCAAAACAGATAAATTTATAGATTATAATTTTAATGATCCAAAACACAAAATAAAAAATAAAAATGCCCTTCAAAAACTGCTTAATTTACCGATTAAAGAAGTGCCAGTATTTGGTATAGTATCAAGGCTTGCTGCACAAAAAGGCATGGATATTTTCTCAAAAAGCATCAAAGAACTATTAAAATCAAATATAGATGCACAATTTATTATTTTGGGCAACGGAGAAAAGGATATAGAAGATACGCTAACAGAAGTTGCTAATAGCTATAAAAATAAAGTGTCGTTAAACTTAAAGTTTGATGAACCTTTAGCACACAAAATTTACGCTTCAAGCGATTTTTTTGTAATGCCTTCGAAGTACGAACCGTGCGGTCTAGGCCAAATGATAGCCTATAGATATGGAACTTTACCAATAGTAAGAGCAACAGGTGGCCTTAAAGATACGGTAAAGAATTATTCAAATCGTGTAAAAAACCCAACTGGTTTTGTATTTGAAAAATACGATCCTCTAGAACTTACAAAAGCTCTCAAAAAAGCTATAGATCTTTTTAACAAAAAAAACGAATTATTAAAAATTGCCCAGTATGCTATGGGGCTTGACTATTCATGGGAAAACCAGGCAAAAGAATACATAAAACTTTACAAGAAAATTTATGGATAG